The following are encoded together in the Montipora foliosa isolate CH-2021 chromosome 12, ASM3666993v2, whole genome shotgun sequence genome:
- the LOC137979191 gene encoding uncharacterized protein, with product MRPILSATGTYNYKLAKWLDEKLKPLSVNDHTVGDIFVFADELREMKIKEHDVLVSYDVSSLFTNVPVDETIESIAERAFENDWFNKEHDLNITKQALIELLRIATKNQLFQFEGNLYEQVDGVAMGSPLGPLMANAFMCNIEEQLETENKMPAFYKRYVDDTLSAMPDVEAAIDFLTTLNNSHPSIDFTMELEENGRLPFLGMNVIRNGCYLNTTVYRKPTDTGLLLHYHSHVDARYKRSLINTILNRAFKLSSTWKAFHEECESLKEIFSRLCYPEDHVQSTIRLFVDSKVSEESRTHVDEKRGDPIRVVLPFKDQKSANAVRRQLADLSRKISADITPVYTSKKIKEEIRVREEKPPLVSQQCVVYQFKCDLCDAGYVGYTCRHLHQRIEEHKGATIGDHLREKHALEPNNIAKSFRILRKCQNKFDCLVFEMFFIKELKPSLNKQCDSIRAKLFV from the coding sequence ATGCGTCCCATCTTATCTGCCACAGGAACATACAATTATAAACTTGCCAAGTGGCTGGACGAAAAGCTAAAGCCCTTGTCCGTCAACGACCATACCGTCggtgacatttttgtttttgctgacGAACTCCGtgaaatgaaaatcaaagagCATGATGTTTTGGTGTCGTATGATGTGTCATCACTCTTTACTAATGTTCCTGTGGACGAAACCATTGAGAGTATTGCAGAGAGAGCCTTTGAGAACGACTGGTTCAACAAAGAACACGATCTTAATATCACGAAGCAGGCCCTGATAGAACTGTTAAGAATCGCCACCAAAAATCAGCTTTTCCAGTTTGAAGGAAACTTGTACGAACAAGTGGACGGTGTGGCAATGGGCTCGCCGCTGGGGCCTCTCATGGCAAACGCCTTCATGTGTAACATCGAGGAACAGctggaaacagaaaacaagatgcCCGCCTTTTACAAGCGCTATGTTGATGACACCCTTAGCGCAATGCCTGATGTTGAagcagctatagatttcttaacGACACTAAACAACAGTCACCCTTCTATTGATTTCACAATGGAGCTCGAAGAAAATGGCAGACTACCCTTTCTTGGAATGAACGTAATCAGGAATGGATGCTACCTGAACACAACGGTGTACCGAAAACCAACTGACACCGGACTGTTGTTACATTATCACAGCCACGTTGACGCGAGATATAAACGGTCACTGATAAATACCATACTTAACCGTGCGTTTAAGCTCTCGTCTACATGGAAGGCCTTTCACGAGGAATGTGAAAGCCTCAAAGAGATCTTTTCCCGTCTGTGTTATCCTGAAGATCATGTGCAGTCCACCATCCGCCTTTTCGTTGATTCAAAAGTTTCCGAGGAATCACGCACCCACGTTGATGAGAAGCGTGGGGACCCAATCAGAGTCGTGTTGCCcttcaaggaccaaaaatctgCGAACGCCGTACGGAGACAACTTGCCGACCTAAGCCGTAAGATCAGTGCGGATATTACCcctgtctacacgagcaaaaagatcaaagaagagatccgggtccgtgaagagaagccaccccttgtaagccaacagtgcgttgtgtaccaattcaagtgtgacctgtgcgacgcaggttatgtcggatatacctgccggcaccttcaccagcgcattgaagagcacaaaggggcaaccatcggcgaccatctgagagagaaacatgcattggaacctaacaacatcgcaaagagttttagaatcctgagaaagtgccagaacaagtttgattgtcttgtttttgaaatgttttttataaaagaactgaaaccatcgctaaacaaacagtgtgactctatccgcgccaaattatttgtttag